The Mycolicibacterium hassiacum DSM 44199 genome includes a window with the following:
- a CDS encoding EamA family transporter, whose protein sequence is MSVAAMVSVQLGMAISVTLIEGLGVDGVAWLRLAWAAVLVLLIVRPRPATVVRSFTRTSFATCVLLGVVTSGITLLFLAALARIPMGTASALEFLGPLGVAVAHGRGRGRLVWPGLAAVGVLLLTQPWTGAVDPVGVLFALGAAACWASYILLTQRAGDAVAGIDALAVSMPVAALVATVVVGPGVSALLTARTLLIGLGLAILLPLVPFVLELLALRRLTTAAFGTLMALEPGVALLAGWVILGQRPDLLGVVGLGLVVMAGVGAARGGGRTASLPLEQG, encoded by the coding sequence ATGTCGGTCGCGGCGATGGTGAGCGTCCAGCTCGGGATGGCGATCTCGGTGACGCTGATCGAGGGTCTCGGCGTCGACGGAGTGGCCTGGCTGCGGCTGGCCTGGGCGGCCGTCCTCGTGCTGCTGATCGTGCGGCCGCGCCCCGCCACGGTGGTCCGGTCGTTCACCCGGACGAGCTTTGCGACCTGCGTGCTGCTGGGCGTGGTGACCAGCGGGATCACCCTGTTGTTCCTGGCGGCGCTGGCCCGGATCCCGATGGGCACCGCCAGCGCGCTGGAGTTCCTCGGTCCGCTGGGGGTCGCGGTGGCGCACGGCCGCGGACGCGGGCGACTGGTGTGGCCGGGGCTGGCCGCGGTCGGTGTGCTGCTGTTGACCCAGCCGTGGACCGGCGCGGTCGATCCGGTCGGCGTGCTGTTCGCCCTCGGCGCCGCCGCGTGCTGGGCGTCCTACATCCTGCTCACCCAGCGGGCCGGCGACGCGGTCGCCGGGATCGACGCGCTCGCGGTGTCCATGCCGGTCGCCGCGCTGGTGGCGACCGTGGTGGTCGGACCCGGAGTGTCGGCGCTGCTGACGGCCCGCACGCTGCTGATCGGGCTCGGGCTGGCGATCCTGCTGCCGCTGGTGCCGTTCGTGCTGGAGCTGCTCGCCCTGCGCCGACTGACCACCGCGGCGTTCGGCACCCTGATGGCACTGGAACCGGGTGTGGCGCTGCTGGCGGGCTGGGTCATCCTGGGGCAGCGACCCGACCTGCTCGGTGTCGTCGGCCTGGGCCTCGTGGTGATGGCCGGCGTCGGCGCGGCGCGGGGCGGGGGCCGGACCGCATCACTCCCGCTTGAACAGGGCTGA
- a CDS encoding gluconokinase has translation MAAPIVVMGVSGSGKSTVGAALAQRLRVPFADADDFHPPANIAKMSAGKPLDDADRYPWLEAIGAWLAQRCASGGVMSCSALKRKYRDQLRAHCPGTEFVHLSGSREVIARRQASRPGHFMPASLLDSQFATLEPLGDDERGVTIDVDQSIDEIVETYLAARR, from the coding sequence ATGGCAGCACCCATCGTCGTCATGGGCGTGTCCGGCTCCGGAAAGTCGACGGTCGGCGCGGCGCTGGCGCAGCGGCTGCGGGTGCCGTTCGCCGACGCCGACGATTTCCACCCGCCGGCCAATATCGCGAAGATGTCCGCCGGCAAGCCCCTCGACGATGCGGACCGTTACCCCTGGCTGGAGGCGATCGGGGCGTGGCTGGCCCAGCGGTGCGCCTCCGGCGGGGTGATGAGTTGTTCGGCGCTCAAACGCAAGTACCGCGATCAGCTGCGCGCCCACTGTCCGGGCACCGAGTTCGTCCACCTCAGCGGCTCTCGCGAGGTGATCGCGCGGCGCCAGGCCAGCCGTCCCGGCCACTTCATGCCGGCGTCGCTACTGGATTCGCAGTTCGCCACGCTCGAACCGCTGGGCGACGACGAGCGCGGCGTCACCATCGACGTCGACCAGAGCATCGACGAGATCGTCGAAACCTACCTTGCGGCAAGAAGATAA
- a CDS encoding DUF6328 family protein, whose translation MSSDVPADSAPWDEGRQETEAQRLHRNWSSLLQELRVMQTGVQLLTGFLLILPFSANFAELDAAMRAVYLVTVVCSIGATVLLIGPVTLHRILFRRHKMRTLVTMGHLYAIVGTLLLGIALSGVATIIFDTVAGRTMAWLAGGCSLLTLVVFWYLLPLRHRGPADPY comes from the coding sequence GTGAGCAGTGACGTCCCCGCGGACAGCGCACCGTGGGACGAGGGCCGACAAGAGACCGAAGCGCAACGCCTGCATCGAAACTGGTCGAGCCTGCTGCAGGAACTGCGGGTGATGCAGACCGGCGTGCAGCTGTTGACCGGTTTCCTGCTGATCCTGCCGTTCTCGGCGAACTTCGCCGAACTGGACGCGGCGATGCGCGCGGTCTATCTGGTGACCGTGGTGTGTTCGATCGGCGCGACGGTGCTGCTGATCGGGCCGGTGACGCTGCACCGGATCCTGTTTCGGCGCCACAAGATGCGGACGCTGGTGACGATGGGTCACCTCTATGCGATCGTCGGGACACTGCTGCTGGGCATCGCGTTGTCCGGGGTCGCCACGATCATCTTCGACACGGTGGCGGGTCGCACCATGGCCTGGCTGGCGGGTGGTTGTTCGCTGCTGACGCTGGTGGTGTTCTGGTACCTGCTGCCGCTGCGGCATCGCGGTCCCGCCGACCCGTACTGA
- a CDS encoding RDD family protein yields the protein MTSGGYAPTGGYSPAAGQPAGLLVRWLARAIDGIIVVLGAIVLHLTTDLEFSLLVTGLFTGALMFLYFFVLEGFVGATLGKKLLGLRVLAPGGAAKPTPVQAAIRNCWTLLPIIPYLGGLLGVVAIIVIAVTINGSPTRQGKHDDLAGGTIVVKG from the coding sequence ATGACCAGCGGAGGATACGCACCCACCGGAGGCTACTCACCGGCCGCCGGCCAGCCGGCGGGCCTGCTGGTGCGCTGGCTCGCCCGGGCGATCGACGGCATCATCGTCGTGCTCGGGGCGATCGTGCTTCACCTCACCACCGATCTCGAGTTCAGCCTCCTGGTGACCGGCCTGTTCACCGGGGCGCTGATGTTCCTCTACTTCTTCGTGCTGGAGGGTTTCGTCGGCGCGACGCTGGGCAAGAAGCTCCTGGGGCTGCGGGTGCTCGCCCCCGGCGGCGCCGCCAAACCTACCCCGGTACAGGCGGCGATCCGCAATTGCTGGACGCTGTTGCCGATCATCCCGTACCTCGGCGGACTGCTAGGGGTCGTCGCGATCATCGTCATCGCGGTCACCATCAACGGCAGCCCCACCAGGCAGGGCAAGCACGACGACCTGGCCGGCGGCACCATCGTGGTGAAGGGCTGA
- a CDS encoding MBL fold metallo-hydrolase, which produces MNFDWERLADRVFRCRLPFLDVTIGLVWGPGGALLIDTGTTLAEARAIGEDVDALTGTAVSRVLLTHHDFDHVLGVSAFTGAAVYCAPPVQQTMTRRRDEVRAEAVRYGADPSAVDEAMAAWRTPDRLVWSADIDLGDRAVAVRHPGRGHTDHDLIGVVTGAERTVVFCGDLVEESGDPVIDAHSDPAAWPATLDRVLELGGPDAVYVPGHGAAVDAAFVRRQQRWLVER; this is translated from the coding sequence GTGAACTTCGACTGGGAACGGTTGGCGGACCGGGTGTTTCGGTGCCGTCTGCCGTTCCTGGACGTCACGATCGGCCTGGTGTGGGGGCCGGGCGGCGCACTGCTCATCGACACCGGAACCACGCTGGCCGAGGCCCGCGCGATCGGTGAGGACGTCGACGCCCTCACCGGGACCGCCGTGAGCCGTGTGCTGCTGACCCACCACGACTTCGACCACGTGCTGGGCGTCTCGGCGTTCACCGGTGCCGCGGTGTACTGCGCGCCGCCGGTGCAGCAGACCATGACCCGGCGCCGGGACGAGGTGCGCGCCGAGGCGGTGCGCTACGGCGCCGATCCGTCGGCGGTCGACGAGGCGATGGCGGCCTGGCGGACCCCGGACCGGCTGGTATGGTCGGCCGACATCGACCTCGGCGACCGCGCGGTCGCGGTGCGCCACCCCGGCCGCGGCCACACCGACCACGATCTGATCGGCGTCGTCACCGGCGCCGAACGCACCGTGGTGTTCTGCGGCGACCTTGTCGAGGAATCCGGCGATCCGGTCATCGACGCCCACTCCGACCCCGCGGCCTGGCCGGCGACGCTGGACCGCGTGCTGGAACTCGGCGGGCCGGACGCGGTCTACGTACCCGGCCACGGCGCGGCGGTCGACGCCGCCTTCGTGCGTCGCCAGCAGCGTTGGCTGGTCGAGCGGTGA
- a CDS encoding GntP family permease: protein MQEFAPAFGTPTLLLIAAGAVALLLFLIIRVKLHAFIALVLVSTLTALAAGIPVGAVPEVLKSGFSTTLGSVALLVGFGVMLGRLLELTGGAQVLADTLIGRFGEHRAPTALGVASLLFGFPIFFDAGLVVFLPIIMTVARRFGGSLLLYGFPAAGAFAAMHALVPPHPGPVAAAGDLDANVGLTLLVGVPVAVVSWYVGVLLVSRVIGRRVHIDVPTALFGEINGGEEIGAAGTGSAAVATRTAPAFGTVLAVLLLPFVLISFNTVLATLASADVIPADATWVSYLRLLGETSIALLITVIVAAVVLGVRRGHTMGDVSTIFDRALGPICSVILITGAGGMFGGVLRASGIGDALSGSLSNLGISLIVQAFLIAAVLRVAQGSATVAITTTAGLIGGAAAAAGLGSIQLSLLVMAIAAGATVLSHVNDSGFWLVSRFFGMDVKTTLKTWTVMETTLGLSAFAVSLLLWTVF from the coding sequence GTGCAGGAATTCGCACCGGCATTCGGCACCCCGACGCTGCTGCTGATCGCCGCGGGCGCGGTGGCGTTGCTGCTGTTTCTGATCATCAGGGTCAAACTGCACGCCTTCATCGCCCTGGTGCTGGTCAGCACGCTCACCGCGCTGGCCGCCGGCATCCCGGTCGGCGCCGTGCCCGAGGTGTTGAAGTCCGGATTCTCCACCACCCTCGGTTCCGTCGCGCTGCTGGTCGGGTTCGGTGTCATGCTCGGCCGGTTGCTCGAACTCACCGGCGGGGCACAGGTCCTGGCCGACACGCTGATCGGCCGGTTCGGCGAGCACCGGGCGCCGACGGCACTCGGCGTCGCTTCGCTGTTGTTCGGTTTCCCGATCTTCTTCGACGCCGGGTTGGTCGTGTTCCTGCCGATCATCATGACCGTCGCCCGCCGCTTCGGCGGATCGCTGCTGTTGTACGGGTTTCCGGCCGCCGGGGCGTTCGCGGCCATGCACGCCCTGGTGCCACCGCATCCGGGGCCGGTGGCGGCGGCCGGCGACCTCGACGCCAATGTCGGGTTGACCCTGCTGGTGGGGGTGCCGGTCGCGGTGGTGTCGTGGTACGTCGGCGTGCTGCTGGTGTCCCGGGTGATCGGCCGTCGCGTCCATATCGATGTTCCGACAGCACTTTTCGGAGAGATCAACGGTGGCGAGGAGATCGGCGCCGCCGGCACCGGATCCGCCGCGGTGGCCACCCGCACCGCGCCGGCGTTCGGCACCGTGCTCGCGGTGCTGCTGTTGCCGTTCGTGCTGATCAGCTTCAACACGGTGCTGGCCACCTTGGCGTCCGCAGACGTGATACCGGCCGATGCCACCTGGGTGAGCTATCTGAGGCTGCTCGGTGAGACCAGCATCGCGCTGCTGATCACCGTGATCGTCGCGGCCGTCGTGCTGGGTGTCCGCCGCGGGCACACGATGGGGGACGTCAGCACCATCTTCGACCGGGCGCTGGGCCCGATCTGCTCGGTCATCCTGATCACCGGGGCCGGCGGGATGTTCGGCGGGGTGTTGCGCGCCAGCGGTATCGGCGATGCGCTCAGCGGCTCACTGTCGAACCTGGGTATCTCGCTGATCGTGCAGGCGTTCCTCATTGCCGCCGTGCTGCGGGTCGCGCAGGGTTCGGCGACCGTCGCCATCACCACCACCGCCGGCCTGATCGGTGGCGCGGCGGCCGCGGCCGGCCTGGGCAGCATCCAGCTCAGCCTGCTGGTGATGGCGATCGCTGCCGGTGCGACGGTGCTCTCGCACGTCAACGACTCGGGCTTCTGGCTGGTGAGCCGGTTCTTCGGGATGGACGTCAAGACCACGCTGAAGACCTGGACCGTCATGGAGACCACGCTGGGGCTGAGCGCCTTCGCGGTCAGCCTGCTGCTGTGGACGGTCTTCTGA
- a CDS encoding DoxX family protein — protein sequence MLIRRIARPMLSATFIARGVEALRSPKPAADAARPTVATLSRLPDPVGANVPTDPELVARATAAVQIAGGLLLATGRLPRLASAALALSVVPGSLGGHTFWQESDPQRKAEERRAFLTDLSLIGGLIIAAADTEGRPSLGWRGRRAARKVSGRVAETVGTVLPVGAAAGGTLAEGPVAEKVGRGLRVGGEHAAELAGAAAEQGAKLAGAAAEQGAKLVQIARERAPEIAESARSRAQQLAELARDRGPAEAARRRGEELADVARERTPEIAAAVRQRAPELVDTARSRAHDLAESARHQADQRTAQARRGRRRHR from the coding sequence ATGTTGATTCGACGAATCGCCCGGCCGATGCTGTCGGCGACGTTCATCGCCCGCGGCGTCGAGGCGCTGCGCAGTCCCAAACCAGCCGCCGACGCCGCGCGCCCCACCGTGGCGACGCTGAGCCGGCTTCCCGACCCGGTGGGAGCCAATGTGCCGACCGACCCCGAGCTGGTGGCGCGCGCGACCGCGGCGGTGCAGATCGCCGGCGGACTGCTGCTGGCCACCGGCAGGCTGCCGCGGCTGGCATCGGCGGCGCTGGCGCTCAGCGTGGTGCCCGGAAGCCTTGGCGGGCACACGTTCTGGCAGGAGTCCGATCCGCAACGCAAGGCCGAGGAACGCCGCGCGTTTCTCACCGATCTCAGCCTGATCGGCGGATTGATCATCGCCGCGGCCGATACCGAGGGCAGACCCTCTCTGGGCTGGCGAGGCCGCCGTGCCGCCCGCAAGGTGTCGGGAAGGGTGGCCGAGACGGTCGGCACGGTGCTGCCGGTCGGTGCCGCGGCCGGCGGCACGCTCGCCGAGGGTCCGGTGGCCGAGAAGGTGGGCCGGGGCCTGCGGGTGGGTGGTGAGCACGCGGCGGAGCTTGCCGGAGCCGCCGCCGAACAGGGCGCGAAGCTTGCCGGAGCCGCCGCCGAACAGGGCGCGAAGCTGGTGCAGATCGCCCGGGAGCGCGCTCCGGAGATCGCGGAGAGCGCCCGCAGCCGGGCCCAGCAGCTGGCCGAGCTGGCCCGCGACCGCGGTCCCGCCGAGGCGGCTCGCCGCCGCGGTGAGGAACTGGCCGACGTGGCCCGCGAGCGGACCCCGGAGATCGCCGCGGCGGTGCGGCAGCGCGCGCCCGAACTGGTCGACACCGCCCGCAGCCGGGCCCACGATCTTGCCGAATCGGCGCGTCACCAGGCCGACCAGCGGACCGCACAGGCTCGGCGGGGCCGCCGCAGACACCGCTGA
- a CDS encoding DUF167 domain-containing protein, translated as MTSQTVVVRVKPGSRKGPLVEVDDDGALTVYVPERAVDGKANAAVVRLLAEHFGVSRSEVELVSGATARLKRFRIG; from the coding sequence GTGACCAGCCAGACCGTCGTCGTGCGGGTGAAACCGGGCAGCCGCAAGGGCCCCCTGGTCGAGGTCGACGACGACGGCGCGCTGACCGTCTACGTGCCGGAGCGCGCCGTCGACGGGAAGGCCAACGCGGCCGTCGTGCGGCTGCTCGCCGAGCATTTCGGGGTGTCGCGCAGCGAGGTGGAGCTGGTCTCGGGCGCCACGGCGCGGCTCAAGCGCTTCCGGATCGGTTAG
- a CDS encoding LysR family transcriptional regulator has product MELRQLEYVVAVAEEANFTRAARRVHVAQPAVSASIRALERELGQPLFDRSRRTVGLTAAGEAVLPHARAALAAVAAVRTAVAEVTGLVRGSVAVGTVTAHDFDMAGLLAEFHAAHPLVDITLGTDESDALIDGLQAGRLDAAIISVGPALPERLDGAVVTDQRIVAAVGAGHPWRRRRRIALPDLAEEPVIALPRGTGIRRQFDRACRAAGVEVRVAFEASTPGALAELAVRGLGVAVLPESVTRPGLHRLPITPEVRARLVFAWRAAGPVSPAARALIAMARRRLGVGEPERVGVPE; this is encoded by the coding sequence ATGGAACTGCGGCAGCTGGAGTACGTCGTCGCCGTCGCCGAGGAGGCCAACTTCACCCGCGCGGCCCGGCGTGTCCACGTCGCGCAACCCGCCGTCAGCGCCTCGATCCGCGCGCTCGAGCGCGAACTCGGTCAGCCGCTGTTCGATCGCAGCCGCCGCACCGTCGGCCTCACCGCCGCCGGCGAGGCGGTGCTGCCGCACGCCCGGGCCGCGCTGGCGGCCGTCGCCGCCGTGCGCACCGCCGTGGCGGAGGTGACCGGCCTGGTGCGCGGATCCGTCGCCGTCGGCACGGTGACCGCGCACGACTTCGACATGGCCGGGCTGCTCGCGGAGTTCCACGCCGCGCATCCGCTGGTCGACATCACGCTGGGTACCGACGAGTCCGACGCGCTGATCGACGGGCTGCAGGCCGGACGGTTGGATGCCGCGATCATCTCCGTCGGTCCCGCCCTGCCCGAGCGGCTCGACGGCGCGGTGGTGACCGATCAGCGGATCGTCGCCGCCGTCGGCGCCGGGCACCCGTGGCGGCGGCGTCGTCGCATCGCACTGCCCGACCTCGCCGAGGAGCCGGTGATCGCGCTGCCCCGCGGCACCGGCATCCGCCGCCAGTTCGACCGCGCCTGCCGCGCGGCCGGGGTGGAGGTGCGCGTCGCGTTCGAGGCCAGCACACCGGGCGCGCTCGCCGAGCTCGCCGTCCGCGGCCTCGGCGTGGCCGTGCTGCCCGAGTCGGTGACTCGCCCGGGGCTGCACCGGTTGCCGATCACCCCCGAGGTGCGCGCCCGGTTGGTGTTCGCGTGGCGGGCGGCCGGCCCGGTGAGCCCGGCCGCGCGGGCGCTGATCGCGATGGCGCGCCGCCGACTCGGCGTCGGTGAGCCCGAGCGCGTCGGGGTGCCCGAATAG
- a CDS encoding FadR/GntR family transcriptional regulator yields the protein MTADPGVGALHDSVLTALGVAIVSGRYAPGEVVTLDGVGAEHGVSRSVVREAVRVLESMGLVQSRRRVGIIVQPRERWNVFDPRLIRWRLDSDDRAAQLMSLSELRRGFEPVAAALAARRADPDHCRTLAAAVSDMAVHGRSGDLEAYLLADKLFHRTLLEASGNEMLRALSGVVDEVLTGRTHHGLMPARPNPAAIELHDEVARAIRMRDEAAAEKAMRAIIDEAASAVAEQSSD from the coding sequence ATGACGGCGGATCCGGGCGTCGGCGCCCTGCACGACAGCGTGCTCACTGCGCTGGGCGTCGCGATCGTGTCCGGCCGCTACGCACCGGGCGAGGTGGTCACCCTCGACGGCGTCGGCGCCGAACACGGCGTCTCCCGCAGCGTGGTGCGCGAGGCGGTCCGCGTCCTCGAGTCGATGGGCCTGGTGCAGTCGCGCCGGCGCGTCGGCATCATCGTGCAACCGCGCGAACGCTGGAACGTCTTCGACCCCCGATTGATCCGCTGGCGGCTGGACTCCGACGACCGTGCGGCGCAACTGATGTCGCTGTCGGAGCTGCGGCGGGGATTCGAACCCGTGGCCGCCGCGTTGGCGGCCCGCCGGGCCGATCCGGACCACTGCCGGACCCTGGCGGCGGCGGTCTCCGATATGGCGGTTCACGGGCGGTCCGGTGACCTCGAGGCATATCTGCTGGCGGACAAGCTTTTTCACCGCACGCTACTGGAGGCCAGCGGTAACGAGATGTTGCGGGCGCTCAGCGGCGTGGTCGACGAGGTGCTCACCGGCCGCACCCACCACGGCCTGATGCCCGCCCGCCCCAATCCGGCCGCCATCGAACTGCACGACGAGGTCGCCCGCGCCATCCGGATGCGCGACGAGGCCGCCGCCGAGAAGGCGATGCGCGCGATCATCGACGAGGCGGCCTCGGCGGTGGCCGAACAGTCGAGCGATTGA
- a CDS encoding Zn-ribbon domain-containing OB-fold protein: protein MSASTQPAIDGWFASDESGAPYLIGSKCHQCGTYVFPPRANNCPNPGCDGDELAQVPLSRRGTLWSYTENRYAPPPPYPAPDPFEPFAIAAVQLAEEGLIVLGKVVDGVLAADLKVGMEMELTTMTLFVDDEGVERVVYAWRPAA, encoded by the coding sequence GTGTCAGCTTCCACCCAACCCGCGATCGACGGCTGGTTCGCCTCGGACGAATCGGGCGCGCCGTATCTGATCGGCAGCAAGTGCCACCAGTGCGGGACCTACGTCTTCCCGCCCCGGGCCAATAACTGTCCGAACCCCGGCTGTGACGGCGACGAACTGGCGCAGGTGCCGCTGTCGCGGCGCGGCACGCTGTGGAGTTACACCGAGAACCGCTACGCACCGCCGCCGCCCTATCCGGCGCCGGATCCGTTCGAGCCGTTCGCGATCGCCGCGGTGCAGTTGGCCGAGGAGGGTCTGATCGTTCTCGGCAAGGTGGTCGACGGTGTGCTCGCCGCCGATCTGAAGGTCGGGATGGAGATGGAGTTGACGACGATGACGCTGTTCGTCGACGACGAGGGCGTCGAGCGCGTCGTGTACGCATGGAGGCCTGCCGCATGA
- a CDS encoding alpha/beta hydrolase — protein MTTFVLVPGMCHGAWCFDPVTVPLRAAGHEVVAVTPTGVAERAHLLDAGVNLDTHITDVVAAIAAYATEPVVLVGHSYGGMVITGVADRVPESVDALVYLDAVVPRDGDSCADLVDDAERRWYQDTDATGFGVPPLPFFDPRATAHPRASVLQPLRVGVDLNRFRRRVFVYALDWPGESPLRPSYDRVRDDPAWTCHELEAKHNLMRHAPADVVRILVDAAAH, from the coding sequence ATGACCACTTTCGTTCTTGTTCCTGGAATGTGTCACGGCGCATGGTGTTTCGACCCCGTCACGGTGCCGCTGCGGGCGGCCGGGCACGAGGTGGTGGCCGTGACGCCCACCGGGGTCGCCGAACGTGCACACCTACTGGATGCGGGCGTCAACCTCGACACGCACATCACCGATGTGGTCGCGGCGATCGCGGCCTACGCGACCGAACCGGTGGTGCTCGTCGGGCACAGCTACGGCGGCATGGTGATCACCGGCGTCGCCGACCGCGTGCCCGAGTCCGTCGACGCGTTGGTGTACCTCGACGCGGTGGTGCCGCGCGACGGCGACTCGTGCGCGGACCTGGTCGACGACGCCGAGCGCCGCTGGTACCAGGACACCGATGCGACGGGATTCGGGGTGCCGCCGCTGCCGTTCTTCGACCCCCGCGCGACCGCGCATCCCAGGGCGAGCGTGCTGCAGCCACTGCGTGTCGGCGTCGACCTGAACCGCTTCCGGCGTCGCGTCTTCGTCTACGCGCTCGACTGGCCCGGCGAGTCGCCGTTGCGGCCCAGCTACGACCGCGTCCGCGACGATCCGGCCTGGACGTGTCATGAACTGGAGGCCAAACACAACCTGATGCGCCACGCCCCCGCGGACGTGGTGCGCATCCTGGTCGACGCCGCCGCCCACTAG
- a CDS encoding lipid-transfer protein, with protein MSPEPVYILGAGMHPWGKWGRDFTEYGVVAARAALAEAGLDWRQIQFVAGADTIRNGYPGFVAGSTFAQKLGWNGVPVSSSYAACASGSQALQSARAQILAGFCDVALVVGADTTPKGFFAPVGGERRNDPDWQRFHLIGATNPVYFALLARRRMDLYGATVEDFAAVKVKNAKHGLNNPYARYRKETSVEEILASPVVADPLRLLDICATSDGAAALVVASKSFAEKHVGSLNGVPSIRAISTVTPRYPQHLPELPDIATDSTAAVPAPERVFKDQILDAAYAEAGIGPEDLSLAEVYDLSTALELDWYEHLGLCPKGEAEQLLRSGATTIGGRIPVNPSGGLACFGEAIPAQAIAQVCELTWQLRGQAEGRQVENAKVGITANQGLFGHGSSVIVSR; from the coding sequence ATGAGCCCGGAACCGGTGTACATCCTGGGTGCGGGGATGCACCCATGGGGCAAGTGGGGTCGTGACTTCACCGAATACGGCGTGGTCGCGGCCCGGGCCGCGCTGGCCGAGGCGGGCCTGGACTGGCGCCAGATCCAGTTCGTCGCCGGCGCCGACACCATCCGCAACGGCTACCCCGGTTTCGTCGCGGGGTCGACGTTCGCCCAGAAGCTGGGCTGGAACGGGGTGCCGGTGTCGTCGTCGTACGCGGCGTGTGCCAGCGGATCACAGGCGCTGCAGAGCGCCCGGGCCCAGATCCTGGCCGGGTTCTGCGACGTCGCCCTGGTGGTCGGCGCCGACACCACGCCCAAGGGGTTCTTCGCACCGGTCGGCGGCGAACGCCGCAACGACCCGGACTGGCAGCGCTTCCACCTGATCGGCGCCACCAACCCGGTGTACTTCGCGCTGCTGGCGCGGCGCCGGATGGACCTCTACGGCGCCACCGTCGAGGACTTCGCCGCCGTCAAGGTCAAGAACGCCAAGCACGGGCTGAACAACCCGTACGCCCGGTACCGCAAGGAGACCTCGGTCGAGGAGATCCTGGCGAGCCCGGTGGTGGCCGATCCGCTTCGGCTGCTGGACATCTGCGCGACGTCGGACGGTGCGGCGGCGCTGGTGGTGGCGAGCAAGTCCTTCGCCGAGAAGCATGTCGGCTCGCTGAACGGCGTGCCGTCGATTCGCGCGATCAGCACGGTGACCCCGCGTTATCCCCAGCATCTGCCCGAATTGCCCGATATCGCAACCGATTCCACCGCCGCGGTGCCCGCACCGGAGCGGGTGTTCAAGGATCAGATCCTCGACGCCGCCTACGCCGAGGCCGGTATCGGACCGGAGGATCTGAGCCTGGCCGAGGTCTACGACCTGTCCACCGCGCTGGAGCTGGACTGGTACGAGCACCTGGGGCTGTGCCCGAAGGGCGAGGCCGAGCAGCTACTGCGCAGCGGCGCGACCACCATCGGCGGACGCATCCCGGTCAACCCGTCCGGCGGGCTGGCCTGCTTCGGTGAGGCCATTCCCGCGCAGGCGATCGCCCAGGTCTGCGAGCTGACCTGGCAGCTGCGCGGGCAGGCCGAGGGCCGACAGGTGGAGAACGCGAAGGTCGGCATCACCGCCAATCAGGGTCTGTTCGGGCACGGATCGTCGGTGATCGTCTCGCGCTAA